In a single window of the Flavobacterium sp. W4I14 genome:
- a CDS encoding hypothetical protein (product_source=Hypo-rule applied) has protein sequence MDKIYELADYKIKVGLEPQLIRVYSNAQLWAYLDGKADARFELLINTIKDDYEQHFGKALAISNASLIVEILVHVYCDYLGLSFNRMVRIKWIQALVQKLLKRAEVVDCGEKGVDNNRWVWDLLASSKSFFIWILPKNLNAKNIKQH, from the coding sequence ATGGATAAAATTTATGAACTGGCAGATTATAAAATTAAAGTAGGACTCGAACCGCAATTAATCCGCGTGTATAGTAATGCTCAACTCTGGGCTTATCTTGATGGAAAAGCAGATGCGAGGTTTGAACTTTTGATAAATACAATTAAAGACGATTATGAACAGCATTTCGGTAAAGCACTGGCTATTTCTAACGCTTCGCTTATTGTAGAAATCCTGGTACATGTGTATTGCGATTATCTGGGATTATCGTTCAATCGCATGGTGCGAATAAAATGGATTCAGGCTTTGGTTCAAAAACTGCTCAAACGTGCCGAAGTTGTAGACTGCGGTGAAAAAGGAGTAGACAACAACCGTTGGGTTTGGGATTTACTGGCCAGCAGCAAATCGTTTTTTATCTGGATTTTACCTAAAAACCTGAACGCCAAAAATATTAAACAACATTAA
- a CDS encoding DNA topoisomerase-3 (product_source=KO:K03169; cath_funfam=1.10.460.10,3.40.50.140; cog=COG0550; ko=KO:K03169; pfam=PF01131,PF01751; smart=SM00436,SM00437,SM00493; superfamily=56712; tigrfam=TIGR01056) yields the protein MKIVIAEKPSVGRELAKVFGATTRKDGYIEGKGYSFTWAFGHLLQLAPPQDYGFIGWRKQHLPMLPQKFKLAVRKIKTKDGFVEDPAVRKQLDTIKKLFDEASEIIVATDAGREGELIFRYIYYYLKCKKPFKRLWISSQTDEAIKDGFRNLKPGTDYDTLFNSAHCRSESDWLVGMNATQALSISAGNRTVLSLGRVQTPTLAMICARFLEIKNFVPQTYYQISILLSKDEQVFKAISISNYKEKEEVEKLFALVEDVPSGFPTGGNITAVEAKPRKEPPPLLHDLSSLQQEANKKKGYTADQTLNILQNLYESKLVSYPRTGSRYIGDDVFAGVPDLIAKFTDHADFGKQAQFLQTIALNKRSVNAKKVTDHHAVLPTGEQAYGLSADKQAVYDMVVGRMIEAFHQECIKELTKITIQSGVTFVANGTVIRSAGWRAVFNDPEDDKKDEDNAALPKVAVGELLPITEKSLLEKQTKPKPMYNEASLLKALETCGKEIEDEELRYAMKDSGLGTPATRASIIETLITREYITREKRNLVPTNKGLAVYEVVKDKQIAQAELTGQWEKRLEEIRSGSSVKDFKSEITEYTKTITHELLIAGASISSKLAEEKKLEKV from the coding sequence ATGAAGATTGTAATTGCAGAAAAGCCCTCTGTTGGTCGTGAACTTGCTAAAGTTTTCGGAGCAACCACCAGAAAAGATGGATACATTGAAGGTAAAGGATATTCTTTTACCTGGGCATTCGGGCATTTATTACAATTGGCTCCCCCTCAAGATTATGGCTTTATTGGCTGGAGGAAGCAACATTTACCCATGCTTCCGCAAAAGTTTAAACTTGCCGTTAGAAAGATTAAAACAAAAGATGGTTTTGTAGAGGATCCCGCAGTTCGGAAACAATTAGACACCATAAAAAAACTTTTTGATGAAGCGAGCGAAATTATTGTGGCAACGGATGCAGGGCGTGAGGGTGAATTAATTTTTCGGTACATTTATTATTACCTGAAATGCAAAAAACCTTTCAAACGCCTTTGGATCTCTTCACAAACAGATGAAGCGATAAAAGATGGATTCAGAAACTTAAAACCCGGAACCGATTACGATACCTTATTTAATTCGGCTCATTGCCGCTCAGAATCAGATTGGCTAGTGGGAATGAACGCCACACAGGCGCTAAGTATTTCGGCGGGTAATAGAACAGTTCTTTCGTTAGGGCGGGTACAAACGCCTACCCTGGCCATGATCTGCGCCCGTTTTTTGGAGATCAAAAATTTCGTTCCTCAAACCTATTATCAGATCAGTATTTTACTTTCTAAAGATGAACAGGTTTTTAAGGCTATATCAATTTCCAATTATAAAGAAAAGGAAGAAGTAGAAAAGTTATTTGCGCTTGTAGAGGATGTGCCTTCTGGTTTTCCAACGGGTGGAAACATTACGGCTGTAGAGGCAAAGCCAAGAAAAGAACCACCTCCGTTATTGCATGACTTAAGCAGTTTACAGCAAGAAGCCAATAAGAAAAAGGGATATACTGCTGATCAAACACTTAATATTTTGCAAAACCTGTACGAGAGTAAATTGGTTTCTTATCCCCGTACCGGATCGCGATATATTGGCGATGATGTTTTTGCAGGCGTTCCAGATTTGATTGCAAAATTTACCGATCATGCTGATTTTGGAAAACAAGCACAGTTTCTGCAAACCATTGCTTTAAATAAGCGAAGCGTTAACGCTAAAAAAGTAACCGATCACCATGCTGTTTTACCAACCGGCGAACAGGCTTATGGGCTAAGTGCAGATAAACAGGCTGTATACGATATGGTTGTTGGTCGGATGATCGAGGCTTTTCACCAGGAATGTATTAAGGAGTTAACCAAAATAACCATCCAATCGGGAGTTACTTTTGTGGCCAATGGAACGGTAATCCGCTCTGCGGGCTGGCGGGCTGTTTTTAACGACCCTGAAGACGATAAAAAGGATGAAGACAATGCAGCGTTACCAAAGGTTGCCGTTGGAGAACTATTGCCTATAACGGAGAAATCTCTTTTAGAAAAGCAGACTAAACCAAAGCCAATGTACAATGAAGCTTCGTTATTAAAAGCGCTTGAAACCTGTGGTAAAGAGATTGAAGATGAAGAACTACGTTATGCCATGAAAGACAGCGGCTTAGGTACGCCGGCAACGCGCGCATCCATTATCGAAACGTTAATCACCAGAGAATATATTACAAGGGAAAAGCGAAATCTTGTACCTACCAATAAAGGTTTGGCTGTTTACGAAGTAGTGAAGGATAAACAGATAGCGCAGGCTGAACTTACCGGACAGTGGGAAAAAAGATTAGAAGAAATCCGTTCAGGCTCATCGGTAAAAGATTTTAAATCAGAAATCACAGAATATACCAAAACCATTACGCACGAACTGTTAATTGCAGGGGCCAGTATATCAAGTAAACTCGCAGAAGAAAAGAAACTGGAAAAGGTTTAG
- a CDS encoding hypothetical protein (product_source=Hypo-rule applied; pfam=PF11236), with protein MQGKFLFEYAVIRVMPRVEREEFINVGIILFCAKQKFLKSVFSLDEARIKAFSAEIDLEELKENLCAFERISTSAKGSGPIGQYDQASRFRWLTATRSTVVQCSKVHPGFCDDAEETLLRLHNELVL; from the coding sequence ATGCAAGGGAAATTCTTATTTGAGTATGCTGTGATTCGCGTAATGCCCAGGGTAGAACGTGAAGAATTTATTAATGTTGGCATTATTTTGTTTTGTGCCAAGCAAAAATTTCTAAAAAGTGTTTTTTCTCTGGATGAGGCAAGAATAAAGGCTTTCTCTGCGGAGATAGATTTAGAAGAGCTAAAAGAGAACTTGTGTGCTTTTGAAAGAATAAGTACATCTGCAAAAGGATCAGGTCCCATTGGTCAATATGACCAGGCTTCTCGTTTCAGGTGGCTCACGGCAACCAGAAGTACGGTAGTGCAGTGCTCAAAAGTACACCCTGGTTTTTGCGATGATGCTGAAGAGACTTTGTTAAGGCTGCATAACGAGCTGGTTCTTTAA
- a CDS encoding hypothetical protein (product_source=Hypo-rule applied; cleavage_site_network=SignalP-noTM; pfam=PF12969; superfamily=54001), producing MRFLFTIFSLLLVSVVGFAQDNYDVDLIPANLRNRANACIRNEETTIDMRSPDNVMLNVKKAVTVFNQNGEEEARLILYYDKNISIKGIKGEVYNSVGKLTNKFSQNDFADMSAADGFSLFVDSRVKHYLPSVNQYPYTVVYNYEIRNKQNLIIPDWRPKPADDVSVEKSTYTFICKPTDQIRIKTQNYNGTPEVLTDEKQKKTIWKANNILAVRTEPYSPAHETYATNIQIAPQEFYYYNHKGSYTNWKELGKWIYDDLLAERKALPPATIEMVKDLVKNEKTDKDKARKIYQYLQDKTRYISVQIGIGGFQPIASSEVDRLGYGDCKALVNYMQSLLSAANIDSYYCVVSAGSEKKSMDPNYASMVQGNHIILCMPLKGDTTWLECTSQKIPFGFLSDFTDDRLVLACTTEGGKLLHTPKLTTAENLQIRKADLTLQLDGSVSGKMNTVYAGSQYENQESLIGKSTTEQHKLLKEAYNIDNIDFEAVSFAQKKDISPKLTEEVSINIRNYAPVNGNKMFLQLNAFNLRRSIPEIKNRTLPVYINRGYTDEDTIVYTLPDNVITELIIEQDKAFKSPFGEYVCKASLVGNKLTYHRKFILNDGTFPAAEYSEFSKFINDVNSADYLKLALSLKK from the coding sequence ATGAGATTCTTATTCACCATATTTTCCTTGCTTTTAGTTTCTGTTGTTGGTTTTGCACAAGACAATTATGATGTTGATTTAATTCCCGCTAACCTGCGCAACCGGGCCAATGCCTGTATCAGGAATGAAGAAACAACCATTGATATGCGCTCGCCTGATAACGTAATGCTTAATGTAAAAAAAGCTGTTACGGTATTTAACCAAAATGGAGAAGAGGAAGCACGGTTAATACTCTACTACGATAAAAATATTTCAATTAAAGGGATAAAAGGAGAAGTTTACAATAGTGTTGGCAAACTCACCAACAAGTTTTCGCAGAACGATTTTGCGGATATGAGTGCAGCCGACGGGTTCTCCTTATTTGTTGATAGCCGCGTAAAACACTATCTGCCATCGGTAAACCAATATCCCTATACAGTGGTTTACAATTATGAAATTAGAAATAAGCAAAATCTGATTATACCCGATTGGAGGCCGAAACCAGCAGATGATGTTTCAGTAGAGAAAAGTACTTATACCTTTATTTGTAAGCCAACAGATCAGATAAGAATAAAAACCCAGAATTATAACGGAACACCAGAAGTGCTAACTGATGAGAAGCAGAAAAAAACAATTTGGAAGGCAAATAATATCCTGGCGGTTAGAACTGAACCCTATAGCCCGGCGCACGAAACTTATGCAACCAATATCCAGATTGCCCCGCAAGAATTTTATTATTACAACCATAAAGGCAGTTACACCAATTGGAAAGAGCTCGGCAAATGGATTTATGACGATTTGTTAGCAGAACGTAAAGCCCTGCCACCTGCCACCATTGAAATGGTAAAAGATCTGGTAAAAAACGAAAAAACGGACAAAGATAAGGCGCGTAAAATCTATCAGTATTTACAAGACAAAACAAGGTACATCAGCGTACAAATTGGTATTGGTGGTTTTCAGCCGATTGCATCCAGCGAAGTAGACCGGTTGGGTTATGGCGATTGTAAAGCTTTAGTAAACTATATGCAAAGCCTGCTCAGTGCAGCAAATATAGATTCTTATTACTGCGTAGTATCGGCTGGTTCTGAAAAGAAAAGTATGGACCCAAACTATGCCAGCATGGTACAAGGCAATCATATTATTTTATGCATGCCATTAAAGGGCGACACAACCTGGTTAGAATGCACCAGCCAAAAAATCCCCTTCGGTTTTTTAAGCGATTTTACCGATGATCGATTAGTGCTTGCCTGTACTACCGAAGGAGGTAAACTACTGCATACACCAAAACTAACCACTGCTGAGAACTTGCAGATACGTAAGGCCGACTTAACGCTCCAGTTAGACGGCAGTGTATCTGGAAAGATGAATACTGTTTACGCTGGCTCACAATACGAAAATCAGGAATCGTTGATTGGTAAATCAACAACCGAACAGCATAAACTACTAAAAGAAGCTTATAACATTGACAATATTGATTTCGAAGCAGTTTCCTTTGCGCAAAAAAAAGATATATCGCCCAAATTAACAGAAGAAGTAAGCATTAATATCAGAAATTATGCGCCTGTTAATGGAAATAAAATGTTTTTACAGCTCAATGCCTTTAATCTGAGAAGGTCAATTCCTGAAATAAAGAACAGAACCCTGCCCGTTTACATTAACCGCGGATATACAGACGAAGATACCATTGTTTATACCTTGCCAGATAATGTAATTACAGAATTGATTATTGAACAAGACAAAGCTTTTAAAAGCCCTTTTGGGGAATACGTATGTAAGGCAAGCTTAGTAGGCAACAAACTAACCTATCACCGGAAATTTATACTAAATGATGGTACATTTCCTGCAGCAGAATATAGTGAGTTTTCGAAATTCATTAATGATGTAAATTCTGCAGATTATTTAAAATTAGCACTCAGCTTAAAAAAATAG
- a CDS encoding transglutaminase-like putative cysteine protease (product_source=COG1305; cleavage_site_network=SignalP-TM; cog=COG1305; pfam=PF01841; superfamily=54001; transmembrane_helix_parts=Inside_1_19,TMhelix_20_42,Outside_43_672), with the protein MLVCRIKLRQFIYAQMNKILAILFLLFLSLTTHAQNFNFGAITYDDYEFDRKKLDSNANAIVLKEFGTASIQRDDNTGSLELIFEHHVKIKIYNKEGFKEANIVIPTYKDESREETISDLKASTFNYVNNNFVETMMDRKAVFTENRSKYTRLTKFTLPNLKEGAVIEYSYRLKSPNLFNFKTWEFQSDIPKVISEYLVYIPGIYNYNVSLRGFQKLTDQKVELSKECLRLSGVAIDCSKINYMMKNIPAFIEEDNMTAPSNFKSAIYFELSDVQNLNGAKTSYTKTWKDVDYELSSYKTLGDQMKRKDVFKDLIPEITKGSTTDLDKAKAVYNYIKKQIKWNNYYGKYAEDNIKKALENRSGNVADINLSLIAALSATGLDAEAVILSTRDNGTVNKLYPVMSDFNYLVAKVNLADKSYLLDATEPLLPFGLLPLRCINDQGRVINLKKPSYWIDLKASQKTTTSYILMGKMTTEGKIIGTLTIHTMGYAAYGKRKDILRYNSPDEYVEKLDERLTRIKILDHQISNLDSVENSLIEKYDVEFTINDGSNKDQFYFSPFFINTISKNPFNLNERTYPVDLGAASDERIIINVLLPEKYQLLEKPKDMAIALPNAGGRYLLQTGLDGNTISMSQILQFNNAIYQPEEYLFLKEFYSKIIQNQKIEFLLKKAN; encoded by the coding sequence ATGTTAGTTTGTAGGATTAAATTGCGACAATTTATATACGCTCAAATGAATAAGATATTAGCCATACTATTTCTCCTATTTTTATCGTTAACTACTCATGCTCAAAACTTTAACTTTGGCGCAATCACCTATGACGATTACGAATTCGACAGAAAAAAATTAGACAGTAATGCCAACGCTATTGTTTTAAAAGAGTTTGGTACTGCATCAATTCAACGGGACGATAATACTGGAAGTTTAGAATTGATTTTTGAGCATCATGTAAAAATCAAAATTTACAATAAAGAAGGCTTTAAGGAAGCTAATATTGTTATTCCAACCTATAAAGACGAATCTCGCGAAGAAACGATCAGTGATTTAAAAGCTTCTACTTTTAATTATGTAAACAATAATTTTGTAGAAACCATGATGGACAGAAAGGCTGTTTTCACTGAAAACCGGTCAAAATACACCAGATTAACCAAGTTTACGCTTCCAAACCTCAAGGAAGGCGCTGTAATTGAATACAGTTATAGGTTAAAATCGCCTAACTTATTTAATTTCAAAACATGGGAATTTCAAAGCGATATTCCGAAGGTGATTAGTGAATATTTGGTCTACATTCCAGGCATTTACAATTACAATGTTTCCTTACGGGGATTTCAAAAACTGACGGATCAAAAAGTAGAGTTGAGCAAAGAATGTTTAAGGCTTTCAGGCGTAGCTATCGATTGCTCAAAAATCAACTACATGATGAAAAACATTCCGGCATTTATTGAAGAAGATAACATGACCGCTCCCAGTAACTTTAAATCGGCCATTTATTTTGAGCTTTCGGACGTACAGAATTTGAATGGAGCAAAAACTTCCTATACTAAAACCTGGAAAGACGTTGATTATGAACTGTCATCGTATAAAACCCTGGGCGATCAAATGAAAAGGAAAGATGTTTTTAAAGACCTCATTCCAGAAATTACGAAAGGAAGTACTACCGATTTAGATAAAGCAAAAGCCGTTTATAATTACATCAAAAAACAGATTAAATGGAATAATTATTACGGAAAATATGCAGAAGATAACATTAAAAAAGCACTAGAAAACAGATCGGGCAATGTGGCAGATATTAACCTGAGCCTAATTGCTGCACTTTCTGCAACTGGTTTAGATGCAGAAGCTGTTATCCTTTCTACCCGTGATAATGGAACAGTAAACAAGCTTTATCCGGTAATGAGTGATTTTAATTACCTGGTGGCTAAAGTAAACCTTGCCGATAAAAGTTATTTATTGGATGCTACTGAGCCACTTCTACCCTTCGGACTGTTACCACTTCGGTGTATTAATGACCAAGGCAGAGTAATCAATTTAAAGAAACCATCTTACTGGATAGATTTAAAGGCGAGCCAGAAAACAACCACCAGTTATATCCTTATGGGAAAAATGACTACTGAAGGAAAAATTATTGGTACTTTAACTATCCATACCATGGGTTACGCGGCATATGGTAAACGTAAAGATATTCTTCGATACAATTCGCCTGATGAGTATGTCGAGAAGCTTGATGAGCGTTTAACCAGAATTAAGATCCTGGATCATCAAATTTCGAACCTGGATAGTGTAGAAAATTCTTTAATAGAAAAATACGATGTAGAGTTTACCATAAACGATGGCAGCAATAAAGATCAGTTTTATTTTAGCCCATTTTTTATCAATACCATTTCGAAAAATCCGTTTAACTTAAACGAACGTACATACCCCGTTGATTTAGGCGCAGCGTCTGACGAGCGCATTATCATTAATGTGCTTTTACCAGAAAAATACCAACTACTAGAAAAACCTAAAGATATGGCAATAGCTTTACCCAATGCTGGTGGAAGGTATTTATTGCAAACTGGTTTAGATGGAAACACCATTTCGATGAGTCAGATTTTACAGTTTAACAACGCTATTTATCAGCCAGAAGAATATCTTTTCTTAAAGGAATTCTATAGCAAGATTATCCAAAACCAGAAAATAGAATTTTTATTAAAAAAGGCAAATTAA
- a CDS encoding type IV secretory pathway TrbL component (product_source=COG3846; cog=COG3846; transmembrane_helix_parts=Inside_1_16,TMhelix_17_39,Outside_40_40): MPNEENDYSFWTKYKRFASTEILMYLIMIIGIGLGIIFLS; this comes from the coding sequence ATGCCAAACGAAGAAAATGATTACTCTTTCTGGACCAAATACAAAAGATTTGCTTCAACAGAAATTTTAATGTACCTGATCATGATTATCGGTATTGGCCTCGGGATTATTTTTTTAAGCTAA
- a CDS encoding ATP-dependent RNA/DNA helicase IGHMBP2 (product_source=KO:K19036; cath_funfam=3.40.50.300; cog=COG1112; ko=KO:K19036; pfam=PF13086,PF13087; smart=SM00382; superfamily=52540) translates to MPKEYFKKLQDLLDTERNEDLQSYLKLTENTSAADRRALGLTWYPIAIRNTEIGRGDYLTVELERTTHQDFSHQFRFGSAVVLFSNHDAKEDRIEGIINHQSGSRMKISFRVDELPDWTRDGKLGVDLLFDNNSYDEMQSALKQATHLAENESENKLIRILTKGEKPSFRGEEKFIIPNTLNDSQQLAVNKIIAADHLAVVHGPPGTGKTTTLVHAIKSLVKHSDQKILVVAPSNTAVDLLTEKLAAEGLKVIRVGNPARVSERLLAATLDHQMADHPEMKTIKALKKQASEYKNMAHKYKRSFGKAEREQRKALFDEAHKIGKEVEKTEQYIMDNLFTKAQIITATLVGANHYTVRDLKYNTIVIDEAGQALEPACWIPILKAQKVILAGDHFQLSPTIKSNEAARNGLSNTLLEKAVSLHPESVVLLKEQYRMNKDIMGYSSRVFYRNELMAHHSVADHLLFNGDQPIQFIDTAGCSFDEKLDGTSTTNPDEAAFLVKHLTNLVASLADQTLTENFPSVAIVSPYKQQVQILNAMVQENEILNPYRNKIAVNTIDSFQGQERDVVYISLTRSNGDGSIGFLSDTRRMNVAMTRARKKLVVIGDSSTLSKSNFYAEFIQYAEQLNAYHSAWEFMEL, encoded by the coding sequence TTGCCAAAAGAATATTTCAAAAAACTCCAGGATCTGCTCGATACCGAACGCAACGAAGATTTACAATCGTATTTAAAACTTACTGAAAATACTTCGGCTGCCGATAGGAGAGCTTTGGGTTTAACCTGGTACCCTATTGCAATCAGGAATACCGAAATAGGTCGTGGCGATTATTTAACTGTAGAGTTGGAAAGGACCACCCATCAGGATTTTTCGCATCAGTTCCGTTTTGGCTCTGCAGTTGTATTGTTTTCTAATCATGATGCCAAAGAAGATCGGATAGAAGGGATTATAAATCACCAAAGTGGTAGCAGGATGAAAATCAGCTTTCGTGTTGATGAATTACCAGACTGGACGAGAGATGGCAAACTTGGTGTAGACTTACTTTTTGATAATAATAGTTACGACGAAATGCAGAGTGCCCTTAAACAGGCTACGCATTTGGCAGAAAATGAATCAGAAAATAAACTGATCCGTATTTTAACGAAAGGAGAAAAACCTTCATTTCGTGGCGAAGAAAAATTTATCATTCCAAATACCTTAAACGACTCGCAGCAATTAGCGGTGAATAAAATTATTGCAGCCGATCATTTGGCTGTGGTTCATGGTCCGCCAGGTACCGGAAAAACGACAACGCTTGTGCATGCAATAAAATCGTTGGTTAAACACAGCGATCAAAAAATCCTGGTGGTAGCACCAAGTAATACTGCTGTTGATTTACTCACTGAAAAATTAGCGGCTGAGGGATTAAAAGTAATTCGGGTTGGGAATCCGGCAAGGGTTTCAGAGAGATTGCTTGCGGCTACTCTTGATCATCAAATGGCCGATCATCCGGAGATGAAAACGATTAAGGCTTTAAAAAAACAGGCCAGTGAGTATAAAAACATGGCTCATAAATACAAACGGAGTTTTGGCAAAGCAGAACGGGAGCAACGCAAGGCCTTGTTTGATGAAGCGCATAAAATTGGAAAGGAAGTAGAAAAAACGGAGCAGTATATTATGGATAATCTGTTTACTAAAGCACAGATTATTACCGCCACCCTGGTGGGAGCCAACCACTATACCGTTCGGGATTTAAAGTATAATACCATTGTAATTGATGAGGCTGGCCAGGCTTTGGAACCTGCTTGTTGGATACCGATTTTAAAAGCACAGAAAGTAATATTGGCCGGCGATCATTTTCAGCTTTCTCCAACCATAAAATCAAATGAGGCAGCCAGAAATGGTTTAAGTAATACTTTACTCGAAAAAGCAGTAAGCCTTCATCCAGAGTCGGTTGTGTTGTTAAAGGAGCAGTATAGAATGAACAAAGATATTATGGGTTATTCATCTCGGGTATTTTACAGAAATGAGTTGATGGCGCATCACTCTGTTGCCGATCATTTATTGTTTAATGGCGATCAACCGATTCAATTTATCGATACTGCAGGCTGTAGTTTCGACGAAAAATTAGATGGAACAAGTACAACCAATCCTGATGAAGCTGCATTTTTGGTCAAACATTTAACGAATTTGGTTGCTAGTTTGGCAGATCAAACCCTAACAGAGAATTTTCCTTCTGTTGCCATTGTTTCCCCTTATAAACAGCAGGTTCAGATTTTAAATGCGATGGTTCAGGAAAATGAAATTTTAAATCCATATCGCAATAAAATTGCAGTTAACACCATTGATAGCTTTCAGGGGCAGGAACGTGATGTGGTTTATATTAGCCTTACCAGGAGTAATGGCGATGGAAGCATTGGGTTTTTATCAGATACGAGAAGAATGAATGTTGCGATGACAAGGGCAAGGAAAAAGCTGGTTGTTATTGGCGATAGTTCTACATTATCGAAATCTAATTTTTATGCTGAATTTATCCAGTATGCTGAGCAATTGAATGCATACCACAGTGCCTGGGAATTTATGGAGTTATAA
- a CDS encoding hypothetical protein (product_source=Hypo-rule applied; superfamily=56112) has product MNDLQLRTVNVTRYVTPLREGGSMPAIAEADDNFLYVLKFRGAGQGTRALIAELIGGEIARYLGLRVPELVFANLDEAFGRTEPDEEIQDLLKASVGLNLALHYLSGAITFDPTVTTVDAKLASQIVWLDCFLTNMDRTCRNTNMLLWHKELWLIDHGAALYFHHSWQNWEEQAIKPFFLVKDHVLLPWATELESVNDEFSKLLSPEKIESVINLIPDDWLEGETNFESKAAHRNAYTHFLTTRLTHSTIFLKEAQHAREILI; this is encoded by the coding sequence ATGAACGATTTACAACTTAGAACGGTAAATGTAACCAGATACGTTACGCCTTTGCGCGAGGGTGGCTCTATGCCTGCCATTGCGGAAGCTGATGATAACTTTTTATATGTACTTAAATTTAGAGGGGCAGGACAGGGCACCCGGGCTTTAATTGCCGAACTAATTGGTGGCGAAATAGCCCGCTATTTAGGTTTGCGTGTACCTGAATTGGTTTTTGCCAATTTAGATGAGGCTTTTGGGAGAACAGAACCCGACGAAGAAATACAGGATCTGCTAAAAGCCAGTGTAGGCTTAAATTTGGCATTGCACTATTTATCTGGTGCAATAACATTCGATCCGACTGTAACTACGGTTGATGCTAAACTTGCTTCGCAGATTGTATGGCTAGATTGTTTTTTAACCAACATGGACCGTACTTGCAGAAACACCAATATGTTGCTGTGGCATAAGGAGCTTTGGCTAATTGACCATGGGGCTGCATTATATTTTCATCATTCTTGGCAGAACTGGGAAGAGCAGGCTATTAAACCCTTCTTTTTGGTTAAAGACCACGTATTGTTACCATGGGCTACCGAACTCGAAAGTGTAAATGATGAATTCAGCAAACTACTTAGCCCTGAAAAGATTGAATCTGTTATTAATCTAATTCCTGACGACTGGTTAGAAGGTGAAACGAACTTCGAAAGCAAAGCAGCGCACCGTAATGCCTATACGCATTTCCTTACTACCAGGTTAACTCATTCAACTATATTTTTAAAAGAAGCACAGCATGCAAGGGAAATTCTTATTTGA
- a CDS encoding hypothetical protein (product_source=Hypo-rule applied; pfam=PF13645), with protein MKKYILDIATIFLMGMSIVGTSWKAAELPHTQQEVVKHIATDSLYNQYISNIYHQVHLDSTGLSEQVFEKAITGFYNLKYSGLLHTKSVLTIADFDQESSKKRLYIIDLASKKLVLNTWVAHGQNSGGDKPAYFSNNINSNQSSLGFYLTGEIYYGKHGRSLKLDGMDQGFNSNARERAIVVHGASYVSQKSIDQLGRLGRSQGCPAVPAKLADQVINTISDRTVLFINNSEQQYNSSFLNETLAASIVLNQEQILAAQMD; from the coding sequence ATGAAGAAATACATCCTGGACATTGCTACGATTTTTTTGATGGGTATGAGCATTGTCGGAACAAGTTGGAAAGCAGCGGAGCTTCCCCATACACAACAAGAAGTAGTTAAGCACATAGCTACAGATAGCTTATACAATCAATATATCTCGAATATTTACCATCAGGTTCATTTAGATTCTACCGGATTAAGTGAGCAGGTTTTTGAAAAAGCCATAACCGGTTTTTATAACTTAAAATATTCTGGCCTTTTACATACTAAATCTGTTTTAACCATTGCCGATTTTGATCAGGAAAGCTCTAAAAAACGCCTGTATATTATAGATCTTGCGAGCAAAAAACTGGTATTAAATACTTGGGTAGCTCATGGGCAAAACAGTGGTGGCGATAAACCAGCCTACTTTTCCAATAATATCAATTCGAACCAGAGCAGCTTAGGTTTTTATTTAACCGGTGAAATCTATTATGGAAAACATGGCCGTTCGCTTAAACTGGATGGCATGGACCAAGGTTTTAACAGCAATGCAAGAGAAAGGGCTATTGTGGTTCATGGCGCCAGTTACGTAAGTCAAAAGAGCATTGATCAGTTAGGCAGACTGGGCAGAAGCCAGGGTTGTCCTGCCGTTCCGGCTAAGTTGGCCGATCAGGTGATCAACACCATTTCAGACCGAACGGTACTGTTTATCAATAATTCAGAACAACAATACAATTCATCATTTTTAAATGAAACACTGGCTGCAAGTATTGTATTAAATCAGGAACAGATTTTAGCAGCCCAAATGGATTAA